Below is a window of Cydia strobilella chromosome 8, ilCydStro3.1, whole genome shotgun sequence DNA.
acctcaTTTCCTTGTGAGATGTGGCCTGTTCTGTGGACACGCCCATTAAGTTACCTCCCATGCTAAATTAGGTGTATCCAATACCGTGGAgtgaaatattttcaataaaacccATATGGACATACGGGATTGAACTCTGGGGAACGGCCAGTAATTCAAACCTCGAGATTCTACAACGATTTCAGAATAATGTCCTAAGGGCTGTAACATGTGCACCATGGTTTGCAAAGAATACAGAGATACATGAATACCTAAAGATTCCAACAATCAAAGAGGAGGTTAACAGATATTGTGTTAAGTACAAAGAACgactaaaaaaacatacaaacgaacttgtaacttgtaagggACTTGGTTAACACCAATGACAATCCGAGTAGGCTCAAAAGGTGGCAAATACTGCGGCTAGACCAGAGGCACTAGAAGataaattctattctataaaagtCAAGAGAGAGTATTTAATGGAAGACCTCTCAAAACCCTTAAAAAGACAGAACACCTGATTATGGCTAGAACGGCTGATTGCAGATAAaatgagagaaaaaaaaaagtctgtACGTGAAGTCTCTCCTCTCACCTGAACCAACTCCCAATTCTTTTTTCAATTCCTCGGCCTCCACTGCTTCTCGATTTTCTTTCGCAATCCTCCTTTGGCGTTTTTTCTCTGGCTCATGAGTGAATTTTTTATATGCTGGAATTTCTCCTTTGGCAATCAAATCCTGGAACAAAAATACCACGTTTTTTTAACGTGCCGTCGACGCGCGTTTGTattgtatcatagagtaacttatactagagcggtactgtcatagacaacgcaaacaaatgaaaacGCGGTGTGCACCCTTAGGCAGTTAGTATTGTCTACCTGAATTTGTTGCAAAGATTACTCTGAAGATGATTAATGAACTTTCCctgtaccacagaataagtaatagtattattatacctatactcccAAAGTTAAACTGAGCTCTTGGGGAAGTGATGTAATCTTAAAGTTCTGTTTGCTCTCTAGTGCAGGAAAATCTGAGGAAACCTGGCTAGTATAATAAGGCATAATTTTCCCTCCAGGTTGAAAGGTTAGTAGCAGTCACTAAGGATTTTTACTCACTCTCAAGATGCCCTTAAGTCTGTCTTCATGCTCGCTCCTGGCAAACTGCACTTGATCAACAATATAGTCCATGTCACCTTTACCCGCTAAATAAGCTACTTTGAGATCATTGCGTTCCTCTCCAGATCCTGAAAACAAGTTGAAGGTAATATTGAGTAATAGCTATAGCTATGAATATACTAAGAAGAATTTTTGAAACACCTGTCCTTATTCGTGAGtctctataatataatataacatacaagcCCTTACTTATGGTCTGAAAAAGGAAACATAAAgaccctaaggcaagtgtacacgctcgtaggagcctttaagatttatttttattgattatcTCCCAAATGGAGTTAATGAAAATACCGGTGTCTTCGAGAAAGTTATttgatttaagctcaggaatgcacccttgaaattaataaaaaaaaacatggtgtatacatttttttttatttaattattacatcATCCTTGTGGCTGCTATTGCATAAGAATTTACAACTTCTTATTTtgtgttttgaaataaattattaaaagtttctTCTCATATCACTCAATGATGCCAAACAAGTCTATTATATACATACGACTTAGTAGCCTtcaagtattacaaaaaactgTATCAAAGACAAAGCATTTATTGCCAACATATTacgtacataattacataatatggaCCCTGAAAGGGCGCAGCAATCTTacaactaaataacaaaataaaactagttATACTGCAAtggtttacattaaattatttcttataTATACATTAATGAAACATTCTGTCTTCAAAAAATTCCTGTAGCGTGTAAATTTCGAGCTGTAAATTATCTTGCAATAGTCTCCTGATTTAGAGGACGGTACATGAAGCATAACATAAAAAGTCTTAGCTGAGAATTCAGGTTAGGTACTATCAGCTGACAGGCAGTaatgaaaaattaaacaaaataagaTAAGTAAAACAAGCTAAGAATTAATTGCCACTAGCATGGTGCCTTGTCAATATATTGTGTGCTCCTTGGTTATACTACTGAAAGTTGTAAGTTAAATTAAAGTAACGAGTCTTAGCATTAACAACTCACCAATGTATTCCTTTTCATAGGCAATAATGTCGTCATCTGTTATTTTTTTGAACAACAGTCTCCAATATACTGTCCAGTCGCGGTCAACTACTACATCATCATCGTCGTCAACGCATTTCGTCTCGTCGTAGGTGGCTCTCTTGTTCGAGTCGCTGAGGATTGCATGAACACCTCCAAGGACCTTGAATTTCTCAGTGGCTTCTAACTTATCTTTTTCATCAACACGATCCGGGTGCACTTTGAGAGATAACTTGTGATACGCTTTTTTAACTGCAAATAAACAACAGGATCAGTAAAACAATATACCGGTATTGTGATTAGGGTTATTTGGTACACTATCGACTTGCCTTCTTTATCCGTAGCTTTTTCAGTGATTTCAAGAACTTCGTATAGATTTTTGGTTTGGAAGTATTTTTCACACAACTCCAAAAGACCCATTTTGTGATTATTAgattaaataaatcaaatgcAGACTACTAGGATAAATAACAAAGAAATTTACGCGCCAACGGAACGGAAAACTATTGATTCGATTGTgactttgacattgacattaaaaTGACACTTCATTTTAAAACTGACGTACGATTGCGCGTATTTTCAACGGTTTGGATGGTTTGGATATTGTCTCAAACAGCTTTTGTCTATGGTCAATGATCATTATATCTGTACGTTGGTCAGCCTGATCTTAGTTGTAATGTTGGATGACATGGTATTACTTAGACAGAACCTCGACAGAACTTTTGAATTTTATATCCCATAAgaaatatgaaatgaaagcCAAATTCAGTAAAGAATATGCGTCGTTGTTGATGTTGACTTCGCCGGCAAAATtatggaaaaaataattaagagaAATTGTAGGAAATTAtcgagggcgccacttcctacgttactgtcacatttttgaagtaaaaatgtatggatggtatagaaaggatgactatctcttatggcagaattgttgcaaaagtgaccgctttcagctttaaataatagttcctaatctctccggtggcgttagttaggctctgggacatgagtataacatgaaccatataaggcaacaaataacccgaccaaattacgtaggttgtttttcgtagtatttcggtgtatggtggtgccgcctaattactgttttttgatggacacttttcatacatagagatttggctcctttatatagtctccatgtaaaAATGGTAAAAGgttaaatgcttaaacatggcaacaatttagtatggaactTTTTAAGCCCCTATTTATTTAAGTTCgttaatcagcgaaatcgacaacacactcgcgtttgcggcttcgcgccgcgtagtctgtagCGGGCTTTAGTTCTatatgagggctatcgtttttttgctcaccagttggcgcctctgttgatggtggtccaaaagaccatggagactatataaaggagccaaatctctatgtatgaaaaatgtccatcaaaaaacagtaatgagggctatcgttattttgctcaccagttggcgcctctgttcaatcaatcaatcaatctttaagtagtatggctccatcgatactgtcgatgatttcgccaacgtcaaagtgggatccacgtgggatcgaattcatatttcttgattttcttctgccagtgtacggtaaataaaattatgggcctctagggctctagccagacacggttagaggtagaaataccaaatgctcttagagcacgacgttgttcggtagttattgttgttattgtctcgtaaaaccgatagctggattttacgagaagcacgtggactaccggccgttgactccaaaatggtggttaaacacgctttgagattaattctccattcactgcacactactaaattatattactgtataataaagctatcgatattacactttaaacaattttaatgagcaacaaataaaggaattaatcacgaggctactatcaagatggcgttcgaaccggaagtctcggcgcctctgttgatggtggtccaaaagactaaagaacagctgtcagtcattgaagtggcaagtgacatttcgaactatggaaaagaccaccatctacactagcgcccctagcggcgaattcatacgcgttagccctcattaggcggcgccaccatacaccggaatactaccaaaaacaacctacgtaatttggtcgggttatttgttgccttatatggttaatgtatcatgttatactcatgtcccagagcctacctagcgccaccggagagattaggaactattatttaaagctgaaagcggtcagtttttcaacaattctgccttaagagattggcatcctttctataccatccatacaaaagactaaagaacagctgtcagtcattgcagtgacaagtgacatttgacatttcgaactttgcgaagaccaccatccacactagcgcccctagcggcgaattcatacgcgttagccctcatttcttCTATTTTATGCCGCACTATAATTGTGTACTattaggtaaagcctgaccagaaatatatgatcatgcgccatgttgcggaatttaattggaactaatttcttacctccaacaagatggagcgacgacctggtgaaggtcgcgggaattcggtggttgcgagcggcacaggatcggtcggagtggcgagccttgggggaggcctatgtccagcagtggacgtctatcggctgacatgatgatgatgatgatgatgaatttcttACACTGCcgataattttaatgatagtttgtcactgttgtcagtgtcattgtggcggtttacttgaataatgcttaagtgtcGATTTGTCCCCAAAAAACTTGACGTTGGCAAAGTGCCCTAGCAGCAAAAgccattataacaaaaaaaaagtgttgaatattaaataataaatgacaaaaatgcccaaaactatacatagtccGGAGCGGAACATGTTAATAATGTAgataataaactgctggaaaagtacagttcgggaaattaaactatttcactacgaaacatttccaaattaacatcagagctgacaggtaaacaaatcaaaatgtcattatagtctggttattacgacttagttattgtagtgttatgttatacaagcgaggaaacgaagttctgattttgattacggtaaataaaagtagatgtaagtcaaacgagttgccaatccacattgttcagactatactgaactgttgccatataaatgagaataatagcgccctcttgacaatgatcatatattcctggtcaggctttaaagtcaaaagatatagttggtcaaaccaaattggcagtaaataagaaccaataaataaaaactatactcatcctttttagggttccgtaccaaaaaggtacaaaaggaacccttatggtgcgactctgaccgtctgtctgtctgtctgtcacattgctaaacaTTGATCACATTTCTCTCGAGAACttctgaagctatcgatttgaaatttggaatagttatgaaccttattaacacattggaagtgtaatttttttattttatttttaaaaatgccAAGTATAAAGGGGGACAAAAtccaaagtctagttactaggttgAGTGGTATATCATTTGATAGAGCTCgaattaaacattacaaaacaatgttttatttctttttcatagtgaaaaaaaattgacttatgaaggaaaatgtgaaaaaaaaaccattcccccccttatctccgaagtttgcCAACGaagttttttgaaatttttacatcattattataaatattacaggaaaaatataatcacaactctgtcttaaaaacttttttctatttatcaaaaaatatatatttttttaatttgcaatttaagccctttacgggtgtttgttatacttgaaatgtctatgagattacactaaaaataccttctttcaaataaaacaaaaattgttgaaatcggttcatatgttgataaagaattaagtaagtatttttgaAACACcaacatttcatttatttagcatATATAAGCATTACACATAAATACAGGTCGGACAAATTAGTTacccaatttgccgatagatggcgctgtacacaattacgcttagtacTTATATACTtctggcaaagaggatataataggatagagcggtactgtcattgtaaattttgaagcCACAgtcaatttactgccatctatcgacacacgatttaaaataaaataaaaatatcaaaaaatttatttatatatcgataaatgattttttttatttgcaatatttgcattaattatttttatattattttgacccatgctcttttactgatatgcgtttaaattgttaaataacaaacgaaaccgtcaacgccatctatatgagagtaggccaaaacttcTGTTCAAGTCGTTCGTGATTCTATtgacatgagaaaattgaaagtttgtacgaaaccctcggtgcgcgagttaaacgaactcgcacttgaccggctgtctatgtttgaaatgagacagtcctttgacaaactatatgtatatgtaaatccgtataagataagtagtatggatggtatagaaaggatcgcaatctcttatggcagaattgttgtaaaagtgaccgcgttaagctttaaataatagttcctaatctctccggtggcgctagttaggctctgggacatgagtataacatgaaccatataaggcaacaaataacccgaacaaattacgtaggttgtttttggtagtatttcggtgtatggtggcgccgcctaattactgttttttgatggacacttttcatacatagagatttggctcctttatacagtctccatgataagtagtctaaaaaactgtaatagatgtcatatattaaagaaaaaacaagCTTTTttgtagtgtgactacttaaaaaaacacaaaaaaaaatatttaataaaataatttgatttgttcccaaacttgttcataagTACTTAAGTAGTCTAAGGAAacaacgtgcctcggaaaatcaagaaaaaaatatgctccAGTAGATGGCgtcatacctttggcctatactcgtgtagatggcgttggcgacaccgtttgatatttagcaattttaacacatatcagt
It encodes the following:
- the LOC134743776 gene encoding dnaJ homolog subfamily C member 9; translated protein: MGLLELCEKYFQTKNLYEVLEITEKATDKEVKKAYHKLSLKVHPDRVDEKDKLEATEKFKVLGGVHAILSDSNKRATYDETKCVDDDDDVVVDRDWTVYWRLLFKKITDDDIIAYEKEYIGSGEERNDLKVAYLAGKGDMDYIVDQVQFARSEHEDRLKGILRDLIAKGEIPAYKKFTHEPEKKRQRRIAKENREAVEAEELKKELGVGSGPNSLELMIKQKQQARAQQMDSLIDSLAAKYGGGNKPKATKRKAATKTETASKNKKRK